cacACTTTTTATTCTCAAAATTATTTCGCATTATTTCATTATAATCTCAATACTAATTATTTTCCCCAGCCCATAACTATTTTCAAACCGACCTTTCTTTGTCTTTGTATATATATAGAGCTCCGCATTTTGGGTACATTTCCACAAACAAGCCTTCTGCTGCCGCGTACATCTCAAGCTTTCCATTCTCTCTACGGTGGTATCTCTCAAGCCCTAATTTTTGCCCCAGTTGTCTCTGTGTTTTCCTACCTGAATTATGcgatttttttgtttgatttgttCAATTTTTTCCGTCTTTTGTCCTGTTGATAATCGTTTGACTGGTGTAGTTCTAGATCTACAAATTTTATCATGACACGCTGATGATTTGTCGGTTCTCTGCAGATAATTTTATTGGGCATTTTGTCGACGATTTTAGAGCTTGATTGTTGCTTATTTATTGATTTGTGTATGTTTTTGTATGtgaatttgtttggataggttCTCTATCTTCGTAAATCAGGCGTTTAAATGTTTGCCAGGTAAATTTGGAGTCATATGTCTTGTTCTGTTTCTGTTTCCTTTTTGTTTAAGTAAGATTTTGTACATGTTTGTGGGCAATCATGTTTATATAGGTTAATTGGCCTAGCTTAGTTTAGGATATTGGGGAAGAAATAAAAAGTGAACATTTTGAAGTTTTGCGGGAGAAGGAAATGAGGAGATGCTTTATTGAGTTCTTTCCCCGTCGTGCgttcaagaaaaaaataaaaaggttttGGATTTATGTCTTTTGATTTTGCTCCTCAACATCTGTGAGGAAGTTTTGGACCCTCCAGAATCTCTGAGGGGGAAGTAGTTAAATTGTTcaatctcttcatttttttcacaaattcctCGTAGCTTTTCTTGCCAATTACGGCagacaaaaaatataaaagtgaACCTCTTGCTGCTTATCCTTTTCACTGTTTGAGACATGAGATTCTATGGTGTTTAGAACATGATTGCATTTCAGACTTCAGATGTGACCTATGGGATGGCTTCTTTTCATATCATAAAGAAATTCTTCAAATACCATTTTCATATAGctgatttttgttttgttttggtacTTAATCAAGTGAGAAATATCCTGTTCTGATGTATGTTTTTTTGTTGTATTTGCAGCGTACTGAGTCAATCTGCGATGGCTGATGCTCATGAAACTGATAAGAATATTGAGATATGGAAGATTAAGAAACTCATAAAAGCACTTGAGGCAGCTCGAGGTAATGGAACGAGCATGATTTCTCTTATTATGCCTCCACGTGATCAAATATCCCGAGTCACTAAGATGCTTGGAGATGAATTCGGAACTGCATCTAACATTAAAAGTAGGGTGAACCGACAATCTGTTCTGGCTGCGATTACATCTGCTCAGCAAAGACTAAAACTTTACAATAAAGTACCACCCAATGGGCTTGTGCTTTACACTGGAACTATCGTGACTGACGATGGGAAGGAGAAGAAGGTCACCATTGATTTTGAGCCTTTTAGACCTATCAATGCCTCTTTGTATCTCTGTGACAACAAGTTCCATACAGAAGCGCTGAATGAACTTCTAGAATCTGATGACAAGTTTGGCTTCATTGTTATGGATGGTAATGGGACACTCTTTGGAACTTTGAGTGGCAATACAAGGGAGGTCCTTCACAAGTTTAGCGTTGACCTCCCCAAGAAGCATGGAAGAGGAGGGCAGTCAGCTCTCCGTTTTGCTCGTCTTCGAATGGAGAAGCGCCATAACTATGTCAGGAAGACTGCAGAACTGGCTACCCAGTTCTATATAAATCCGTCAACAAGTCAGCCCAATGTCTCGGGACTAATTCTTGCTGGATCAGCTGACTTTAAGACCGAACTTAGTCAGTCTGACATGTTTGATCCCCGTCTTCAggcaaaaattttgaatgtggtGGACGTCTCTTATGGTGGTGAAAATGGTTTTAATCAGGCAATTGAGTTGTCATCTGAAATCTTGTCCAATGTCAAGTTTATCCAGGAGAAGCGTTTGATAGGCAAATATTTCGAGGAGATAAGTCAGGATACTGGGAAGTACGTTTTTGGTGTGGATGACACATTAAAAGTTCTTGAGATGGGTGCTGTTGAGACTCTCATTGTGTGGGAAAACCTGGATGTGACTAGATATACTCTAAAGAATAGTTCCACAGGTGAAGTTCTTGTTAAGCACTTTAATAAGGAGCAAGAGGCTGATCAGAACAACTTTAGGGACCCAGCTAGTAATTCTGACCTGGAGGTTGAGGATAAGATCTCCTTGCTTGAGTGGTTTGCTAATGAGTATAAACGGTTTGGCTGCAGTCTGGAGTTCGTCACCAACAAGTCACAAGAGGGATCTCAGTTTTGTAGAGGTTTTGGAGGAATTGGAGGGATCTTGCGATACCAGCTTGATGTTCGAGCTTTTGATGACCTGTCTGATGAAGGAGAAGTTTACGATGATTCTGAATAGCAATCAATTAAGTTCTTAAATGCTGGTGCAGGGAGGCAGCACCAAGCCTGCACCAGTGCGCGAGGGCTCGCGCAGGTTCATTCGGATATGGTGCTAGTGCCTGAAAGATTTCAAGGAGTTATATAAAGGTCAATTGGCATTTCTTTTTCCTACCGCTCATGTTCCATCTTTTGCAGATACTATTAACATTACTAATTGTTGTTGATGCTAATCTTTGCTGTTTTGAACATTAGTTAgctttatgtgttttgcatgttttgatTAATGGACAGATATGAAGTATCAGGTGAAAAGAATTTACCAGTCCCTCCCACGTTTCTACTGGGAGGTGAT
This portion of the Coffea eugenioides isolate CCC68of chromosome 11, Ceug_1.0, whole genome shotgun sequence genome encodes:
- the LOC113751552 gene encoding eukaryotic peptide chain release factor subunit 1-2 isoform X1; translated protein: MFASVLSQSAMADAHETDKNIEIWKIKKLIKALEAARGNGTSMISLIMPPRDQISRVTKMLGDEFGTASNIKSRVNRQSVLAAITSAQQRLKLYNKVPPNGLVLYTGTIVTDDGKEKKVTIDFEPFRPINASLYLCDNKFHTEALNELLESDDKFGFIVMDGNGTLFGTLSGNTREVLHKFSVDLPKKHGRGGQSALRFARLRMEKRHNYVRKTAELATQFYINPSTSQPNVSGLILAGSADFKTELSQSDMFDPRLQAKILNVVDVSYGGENGFNQAIELSSEILSNVKFIQEKRLIGKYFEEISQDTGKYVFGVDDTLKVLEMGAVETLIVWENLDVTRYTLKNSSTGEVLVKHFNKEQEADQNNFRDPASNSDLEVEDKISLLEWFANEYKRFGCSLEFVTNKSQEGSQFCRGFGGIGGILRYQLDVRAFDDLSDEGEVYDDSE
- the LOC113751552 gene encoding eukaryotic peptide chain release factor subunit 1-2 isoform X2, which produces MADAHETDKNIEIWKIKKLIKALEAARGNGTSMISLIMPPRDQISRVTKMLGDEFGTASNIKSRVNRQSVLAAITSAQQRLKLYNKVPPNGLVLYTGTIVTDDGKEKKVTIDFEPFRPINASLYLCDNKFHTEALNELLESDDKFGFIVMDGNGTLFGTLSGNTREVLHKFSVDLPKKHGRGGQSALRFARLRMEKRHNYVRKTAELATQFYINPSTSQPNVSGLILAGSADFKTELSQSDMFDPRLQAKILNVVDVSYGGENGFNQAIELSSEILSNVKFIQEKRLIGKYFEEISQDTGKYVFGVDDTLKVLEMGAVETLIVWENLDVTRYTLKNSSTGEVLVKHFNKEQEADQNNFRDPASNSDLEVEDKISLLEWFANEYKRFGCSLEFVTNKSQEGSQFCRGFGGIGGILRYQLDVRAFDDLSDEGEVYDDSE